The genomic region TTATTCTGGCGAAGAAGTTAAATGAGTATATCAGTCAGAGCCTATGACTCGCCACTCAGCAATGGGTCAAGATCAAAATCTTCATCAAGACCATCGTCATTGAAAAAGACGTTACGGTGACCTGCTGTTTAAGAAACCATATGAGTAGTTTCCAACGAAAGAAAGACTCTTTTGAACTCTGTCAAACCAGCTCTACCCCCAATGTACCATTTTTTCACCATCAGCAACATTTCACGCATAAACTAATTACATCAGTCATTACAGACTCAGCATCTTTCTGTTACCTGTCAATTTTGCGATTTGTTTAATTTGCCATTTAATTTATGTGCTCTTAATTATTTAgccaaataaacatatttaaccgtTTGTCGTTGTCTGTGGAGGTTTGTTTTACTGTGGAGAACCAATGATAACCATGTGTAGAAGTCACTACTTCAATAATAAGAATggataaattgatttgaaattgattagAATTAATGTTGATTTAagttaacctttatttatattgaTTAAATTAACCATGTTTAGTCAAATTTGATGTATTTCCTCAGGATTAGTCAAAGAGATAAAAGagtggaggtggtgcccctatTTACAATTGCTTTATTAATCCCAAGTGATTATCAGCCTACACGTGAAACTGACCTTGCTGATTGAAGGTTCTTTATAGTGAATCATTGCCACAACTGAGATGAAGACAAATTAAATCACACTGAAAACGAGGTGTTTGATGACAAGGCAGACATTAAAAAGTTCATGTTCTTAACTCTTTCATACATGTAGTCCTCCAGCCATACAAGGACACTGAAAGTGTGCGCATCCTTCACTCACAAGTGTATTTATATGTTTACAGCTGTCAGACTGACTGCTTTACACCTGCCAAAATGATCACAACAATCAGTGGTAACCATCCACCCTAGGATACCATTTGAAATTGGAAGTTTGATGCTTGAACACAATTTATTTATCAAGTTTGATTATAGTTAACTTGGCCTGCATTATGATTAGAAATCTCAATGAGGATTTGGAGTGTAACAATTGTATGTGAATGATGTTACTGACTTTACTTCCAGGCTTCAATAATTTATACAATCCATTCAGTGTGCTCTGATTGCTTGTCAGTAGTCACGTTTACCCTAGcaattttacacacaaaactaTATGGACACTAAAATTGCTAAAATTGTACTTAGAGCTATATTCACAGTGTTAGATATTATTAATTCTAATCAATATCTAGAGTGATTTGATATTAAGTTTTGCTTACACCGTTAAAAATTGAAAGGTGGTTATGGAATAAATATTGCACAAGTACACATCACACAGTTGGTTCAATGTTTATAATGAAGAAGATCTACTAAGCACAGCTTTTGCTAATGAACAATACAACTTTTTCAGTATTTAACTGCAAATGATAAATTGCACTGATTAACTCTACTAAAACATGAGATAGCTCTTGACCATATTTTGGCAAAAACTGGAGGTCTATGACATTAAACAGGTGAGCCATGTCTCACACTTATCCCTGATAATTCTATCAATAGCACAGTGCTTGGGAAGATTTGCAGTGCATTTGGTCTTTCTGAATCGGCAGTTTTTAGTTTCACCAAATTGTTAAATGACCACTTTGGCCCTAGGGGAACTCTGATCAATTAGGTATTTATCCCTGTTCTGATTGTTAATCGTATTACTTTATGCTTTCTACCTGTGTGCTAATTTGTTATGCAAGCCCATATGTAAAGATGGATGGGCAGAGTAGTTGGAGGAGGAAAGACATCATTGTATCTTAAAATACCACTTCTATCAACCAATAATAGCGAACCAGATTTTCATTACATGTTAGAATAGGCCACAAGAAACCCATATAATGATTCTGATGATGCATTTGTATGGTTAGGTTTTGTTCTTTTactgagatttgtttttttttttgttgttgttgatgtatttttccttttattgttAAAGACAATCTTACAAAATTGAATTTCAATTGAATGTCTGTGGAGTAGTATGGAATTACAGGATCTGTGATATTTTAACTAAACATTAAGtgataacatttttgtgttattgacattgtgtttgaatttctaaatatgttgtgttgacacttgGCAATATGGGaatttaacattattttagATTTAGAAACCAATACATGGATAAGACAATGCCAGGGATTCAGATGAAGGGTAATTCTCTTCACCTGGGTGCGGGGAGTTGTTGAAGAACATTCTGCTTGGGTCCTCTCTCCATGCTACATGAATTTAAGAGATCTGATTCAGTGAATGTATAATGTattgaataaacattttgatgtcATCGCTATAATGTTATATTAAGTCTTCACAATGATTTTGGTGCCCCTTTGCCCATCATgttcttttttgtattcttcTCTGGTTTCAGTAAGATAATGTAACTTTTtggaataaaaatacaaatgagcaGGCCAAAACTTGAAGCCAGAATAGCAAATATCTCGACAGCAACACTGAACTTACCAGGAGAACTGACATATGCTGGGATAAAAGTGATCCATACTGCACAGAAAATAAGCATGCTAAAGGTGATAAATTTGGCTTCATTGAAATTATCAGGCAGTTTCCGAGCcagaaaagcaagaaaaaaacacaacatagccAGAAGTCCAATGTACCCAAGTACAGCCCAAAAGCCTACAGCTGAGCCCAGAGCACACTCTAAGATGATTTTGTCCTTGAACTGTTGAAAATTCTTaaagggaaaaggaggagaaattgTTAACCAGAGGATACATATGATAATTTGTATAAGAGTGAAGCCAAGAACAGTAAGTTTCTGCTGTGCAGGCCCAAaccatttcatcacatcactacCTGGAAGTGTGGCCCTGAAGGCCATTAACACCACTATTGTTTTCCCCAAAACACAAGAGATACAGAGGACAAAGGTGATGCCGAATGCTGTGTGTCGCAGCATGCAGGACCATTCAGAGGGCCGGCCGATGAAGGTCAaagaacacaggaaacacagagtcaaggagaagagcagcaggaagctcagctcagagttgtTGGCCCTGACAACAGGAGTCTGTCTGTATCTGAAGAAAATGAACGCCACAACAGCAGTCATGCATGTTCcaaagagagaagctgcagtgaGCAGTGCTCCCATAATCTCCTCATATGAGAGAATCTCTGCCTCCTTCTGTACACAGGCATCTCTTCTCTCATTTGACCAGAACTCAGGGTCACATCGCACACAGGTGACGGAATctgaaaaataatattaaagcaGGTGTTAGAGTAGctcactgcattttttttttaatgtatcaATTTGGCATCTTCTCTGTGCCTTTGAGACAGAAACTACATGATTCTAAAATTGTAATAACCTTGCAACAGCTACGTGGGATCATCATGAATGGCTTGGATCACATAACAAGTAATCTCTATCCCCCCATGCTGGCGATAGCTGAGATCTGCAGCATTATTCTTTCAGGTTGTCAGTGCATCTGAGCAATTCTTGTGAACCCTCAAGGACTTAAAGGCCTTATTTGTAAGATAAgcaattttttaaatgtcataacCAACTTGTCTGATGCTCTTGGTTTCCCAGGTCTTCAAAAACTGACGTGTTGGAATTAAAGGACGGGTTGGCCATCCCAATGTGTCACTTGTTGACAAGTTGGTAGTGAGActtgaaaatcttttttttttgttgttgttgttgttgttacaaaTAGGAATGAGCTGATTAAATCTTGGTGGTTAAAATTCAAAGCAGCTGTTTGAGGTGATGGACAAGTACCTCATCCAACCCCACACCAAAAGACCTGAACTTTGCCATAAACATCCACTTTGATGAGCTGATTAGAATTTGGTTGTCAAAGGTCAATGTCACTGTGAACTCACAaagcttttcattttctcaaatAATTACTTAACCTGTGGTGTTGCTAATTTCTCCCTCTGCACATCTTAAACAGTCATAGCAGCAGACAGGCTTTCCTTTCTGCAGAACCTTGCGAGTTCCTGGGGGACATTTCCCACTGCAAACTGACAGAGGCACCTGCATAAAAGAAAATACGATGAGAATACATTTTATGGGCATTCACTTTGACAAGGTCTTTGTCATGGCAAGCATCTATTACTAATTTTGATGAATGAATAATACATGTCACTTCTTGTAAACAATTAAGGTGATCAGATGGTACCTGTGGTGAGTTCTGTGTCCaaattaaagatttattttgcagtttcagctgtttgtctgcaggtaAAGAAGCATCATAAAGACCAACTGTGACAAAGTCCACAATGCCATTTTCTGTTGGCTGCCagtttataatttcatactttgCTGCTGGGTCTCCATTCTCATTAAAGTAAACTTCATCTCCTTCCTTTGTTGTGAACCGAATCTTTCTTATGTGCTGTAAAATCTAAGAAGATATGACATCATTGTAGATCATTATCATTAACGGCAACAATTTATTTGTCAAAATTTAAACAATTAGATATTGTGACTTAACAACgacaaattaacatttttgctGTTCAACTCACTGTAAATGGATCTAGAGGCACCTTGTTGTCACATGTTTCATTACAGCTTAGAATATTATGAAGTGCATGGGCCACAGCATACACTCCTTTATAGACGTTGTAAAAGATAGGCATGAGTGACATATCAGTGAAGCTGTTTTGAACTCCATTCAGATCTTCATGGCCAGTACATTCTTTCTGAGTCCCTGATGATGACTTTGACTGTCTGAAGTGACAGCTAAATAATTTCTCCCAAAATTCTGTAAACCATCTATTACTAGTTGAATTGAGTGGCTTCACATCCAATATGAACTCTCTCATGCCACTGACATGTGCTTTAGGGATGGACAGGCCTATGGCACCATCCAGAATGTGATGCTTGTCCAAGGCTGCAGTGTGGGAATCAAAGATCCAGCCTTCATTGCCTACCCACTGGTACCCAGTCAAGTTGTGAAGAGACAATTCATGTATTACCATATACAAATCCATGGGAGAGAGGAAAGTGACAATCACCTTTGAAGTGGAAGCCTTGATAATGTCAACtatctgtttcattttgtgtggTGGACCCTTTCTAAAGACAGCCACAGAGTACTCCAAACAGATACCCAGCTGCTGGGCCATTTCTGTAAATATGGCCATGCCATTATTACCATAATCATCATTTGTCCTAATAGCTCCAACCCAAGTCCAGCCAAAGTACTTGACCAACTGGGCCAGGGCTCTGCTCTGGTAGTAGTCACTGGGTATTGTTCTGAGGAATGATGGGTACTTGGTTTTATCACTGAGACAAGCACAAGTTGCAAAGTGGCTgatctaaaagaaaaataaatgatatcacaagataaatacatataattttaaaaatcttgACAATACCAATTTGTGCTATGACAAATCCCggaataacatttatatttcacaAATATATAATTTCTACCCACCAGTGGGATATGAAAGGGTCCAATGACAGTAGCTATGGCCAtgcagggagaggaagaggtcTCTCCCATAATGGCCTGTACTTGGGCAGGTCTGGTACATGGTGCTTCAGATGGTGCAAATGTCACCTCATTACCATTAGCCAAAGCCAATGCAATACTCACACCTCTGGCAATGGAGCCACAGGCATCATAGATCATATAGCCTAGAGAGATGCCAGGCAGTAGGTCTGCGCTGTTATTAATCTCTTCTATGGCAAAGAGCATAGCCTGGGCAAACTGGAACCCTCTGAAATGCAAACTGGATGTGGACAGCAAAAAGTAGTTGCAATAACAACTAATTCGTCTTTGAAATGCAAACAATAGCATCACGTATAATAGCCTTTGATGGTATTAATACAAACAATAATTCATGTTTCTTATTTCATTCTCAGTTTAATAACGTTTGTGCACCCCTTTTGTATCTGCTATATACTTCCTTTCAGATATTCTAAATCTCCATAGATTTTTACCGCATTATTTACCTGGTGCATTGTAGTTGGAATGGTTTGTGCATATAGGCAtcctctctgtgtttccagCTGCTGTGAAAATAGAAGATTCCTCCCAACATAATGTCCCCATCTTTAGATAGCTGTGGGTACTCATGATCCCCTCTCCGCTTGCATACTGACTCATCAGCATGAGAGACGgacaccaccaacaacaactgTAAGAGTGCCCAGCCCTGTTCTAGCCAGCTCTGTGTCAACATTATACTGACTGAAAGAACTAAACCACTCAGTGACATTACATGTACCTTAATGAACATGAAAAATTTGCACTGGGATTTATACATTTTCGCAGAAGCATAAAGGATGATGATACAACTGCAATGTTTGCagggtgagaggagggaggtgtcGAAATAGCTATTAAGTTGTGCTAAAAGTTTTTCCTTTCCCAAATCAATAGTTTACTATTTATAACAAGTCGTTGCTTATTTATGCATCAAGCGTACCTAGAGCAATATCAACATTGATTTGTTGATGTTTGTGTCTACTTAATGAAtataagtccaatattcactcttttTATCAGCTATGTTTTGGTCTCCATCAACTCTTGATCTGCAAATTGCTCTTCTATTTTCATCACCAGTTTGCCAACTTTTACTGCAACATTTGGCAGGGAGCAGGTAGTTTACACTCATTTTTTAGATGTCTTCATGAGTAGGCCAACAGCCTGCTACAGCTTAAAGTATGGTTTTCACCAACTAGTCATAAGTCGGCCAGTCAACCACTATAACCACTAGTTGGCGCTGTAGGCAGCAGTCAACTAGTTGTGGACAAAACTAGCTGCGATCACAGCAGAGGATCATGACGTGCAGCTAAGGCCTCTGGCTAGACAGGCTCGTCATTCATACGTGTCAAAGTACTTCACTGAAGATGACAGAAGTTCCACAGCGAAGTTGCTTGCGTACAGCTGTACTGAAGTAAAACAAGAGCACTAATGCCATGCATAACCAACTAAAGATGAAACACCTGATTCCAACAGCAAGCACTAGCAGTAACATTAACACCAGCGAACAACGCATTGTAGCCTACAGGGGAAGACAAGCCCTCATCCCTCCCAAGGCCTCATTTTTCATAATGCTTACCAAAAAGATGGCAGGGTGGATGTTGTAAGTGAGCAGGATAATGACAGCAAGTAATGTGTTattattgacaaaaatattGGATTTATTGTGCTCTTTATGTTGCCACCACAGAGTTGGTTGTAATTTCAGTAAGTCCAGTttctgttcttgttgttgtaAAAATGAATTCATTTCCCTGGTGAGAAATAAACATAGATTCTGACACAAACTATCTTTCTGCTTATCTATTCAGGAAAACGTTTACAGAGTAATCAGGTTTCAGCTGAGAAGATCGAGCTCATGCACCCAAGGTGAGTGTCTGAGGTCTCCTTTCCCCATTGGCAGAATCAAGATGTTCATGGCTTTAAGCTCTGCTTCGTTCTTCAGGCCAGGCAAGTAAGCTCTACAGTGCATTGCAGGGCTTCATACATGACATCTCAACATACTATGTCAGAGATTATAATGCAGCAATGCTACAGGGGTACAACGCAATTCAACAAAATGAAGAAAGATGTCTACTCAGCAGTGTGGTTAAAAGATAAGTATGAATAAATTATGATGGCAATAGAATGTCCATGTCAAAAGATTATTTGAAGTTTTCAAAATTATTTCTGTGCCCCCTTTcccatcatatttttttttgtgttcctCTCTGGTTTCAGTAAGataatataacattttggaataaaaatacaaacGAGCAGTCCATAACTTGAAGCCAGAATAGCAAAAATTTCCACGGCAACACTGAACTTCCCAGGAGAGCTGACATATGCTGGAATAAAAGTGATCCATACTGCACAGAATATCAGAATGCTGAAGGTGATAAATTTTGCTTCATTGAAATTATCAGGCAATTTCCGAGCCAGAAAAGCAAGAATGAAGCACAAAATGGCCAGAAGTCCAATGTACCCAAGTACAGCCCAAAAGCCTATAGCTGAGCCCAGAGCACACTCTAAGATGATTTTATTCTTGAACTTCTTAAAATTCTTAaatggaaaaggaggagaaattgTTAACCAGAGGATACAAATTACAACTTGTATAAGAGTGAAACCCAGGACACTGAGTTTCTGCTGTGCAGGCCCAAaccatttcatcacatcactacCTGGGAGTGTGGCCCTGAAGGCCATTAACACCACTATTGTTTTCCCCAAAACACATGAGATACAGAGGACAAAGGTGATGCCGAATGCTGTGTGTCGAAGCATGCAGGACCACTCAGAGGGCCGGCCGATGAAGGTCAGAGAACACAAGAAACACAGAGTCaaggagaagagcagcaggaagctcagctcagagttgtTGGCCCTGACAACAGGAGTCTGTCTGTATCTGAAGAAAATGAACGCCACAACAGCAGTCATGCATGTTCcaaagagagaagctgcagtgaGCAGTGCTCCCATAATCTCTTCATATGAGAGGAACTCTGTCTCCTTCTTTACACAGGCATCTCTTCTCTCATTTGACCAGAACTCAGGGTCACATCGCACACAAGTGATGGAATCTGAAAGATAATTAAAACAGGTGTTGGCAAGGTTCATTTGTCCTTTGCTGTTTCAACGTTCTTTATTTTCTATGCTTGCAAGTACAAGATACATTACAGTATGAAGAGTTAGTACTTGTTAATATTGTTAAGGAAAAACAACTTGAATGAATGTTTCCTTAGGGTCTCTGGGATGTTTTGGACAAATTTCAACCaaatccagtgaaaaataagtGATTGTTTAGGCATGAAAAACATACAAAGAATCACCAAAAAGCTCATAGCTTAGGTCCCATTAATTCAATTCACAGACCAGTTTGGTCAGACACAATGGGACATTAACCTTCACATGCATTTCCAAGACTGCGCAAATATGTATGTCCCTGTTTCCAACTCATGTATCCGTATTTGTTTAGTGTGCTCAGACTAATAGtgtgatgttttattgttgATGTAGTGCTATTTTGAGTTTTGGTTTgtataaaaataattcattaaaattTGCACGGGAACGTGACAGtttttacatgttgttttttatttgcatttaataTTACTACACCTGTAATGTTGCTTATTTCTCCTTCTGCACATCTTAAACAGTCATAGCAGCAGACAGGCTTTCCTTTTTGCAGAACCTTGCGAGTTCCTGGGGGACATTTCTCACTGCAAACTGACAGAGGCACCTGCATGAACAAAATGGCAATGGAAAATATGAAGCATAGGCTTTCACTCTGACAGGGTGCTGTCagatatatatcaatatatatcaATATTAATCAAAACCAAACATTAAATGCAATTAgaaaatattcaatttaaaaaattcaaatttcAGTAACAATTATTGATCACATAGTAACTTGCCTGTTGTGAGTTATGGGCCCAAAATAAAGACTTATTTTGGAGactcagctgtttgtctgcaggtaAAGATGCATCATAAAGACCGACTGCAACAAAGTCCACAATGCCATTTTCTGGTGGCTGCCagtttataatttcatactttgCTGAAGGATCTCCATTCTCATTAAAGTAAACCTCATCTCCTTCCTTGGTTGTGAACCGAATCTTTTTTATGTGCTGTAAAATCTAAGAGGAAATTCATTAATGTAGATCAATAtctgactacattttttttttataagtcTACTGTTTTTAAGAGCTTGATAGACAGACTGCAACAATATACTTACCGTAATATACAccatttaatttattaatgtaCTTCAATGTTAAGAAAATCATTATGTCTTTGGAGTTCAACTCACCGTAAATGGATCTAGCTGCACCTTGTTGtcacatgttttattacagctgAGAATATTATGAAGTGCATGGGCCACAGCATACACTCctttataaatattgtaaaagatAGGCATGAGCGACATATCAGTGAAggtgttttgcacttcagtcACATCTTCATGTCCAGTACATTCTCTCTGATTCTCTAATGATGACTCTGAATGCTTGAACTTACAGTCAAATAATTTCTCCCAAAACTCTGTAAACAATTCATTACTTGATGAATTAAGCGGCTTCACATCCAACATGAACTCTCTCATGCCACTGACATGTGCTTTAGGAATAGACAGGCCAATGGCACCATCCAGAATGTGATGTCTGTCCCGTGCTGCAGTTTCAGAATCAAAGATCCAGGCCTCAGTGCCCACCCACTGATACCCAGTCAAGTTATGGTAAACGAACTCGTGCATTAACACATACAACTCTGTGGGGGAGATGAAAGTGACAATCACCTTGGAAGTGGAAGCCTTGATAATGTCAATTATCTGTTGTATTTTATCTGGTGGATCTGCCCTGAAGACAGATACAGAGTACTCCAGACAGATACCCAGCTGCTGGGCAGTTTCTGTAAATATGGCCATGCCATTATTGCCATAATCATCATTTGTTCTAATAGCTCCAACCCAAGTCCAACCAAAGTACCTGACCAACTG from Sparus aurata chromosome 2, fSpaAur1.1, whole genome shotgun sequence harbors:
- the LOC115573301 gene encoding extracellular calcium-sensing receptor-like; translated protein: MHKPFQLQCTSLHFRGFQFAQAMLFAIEEINNSADLLPGISLGYMIYDACGSIARGVSIALALANGNEVTFAPSEAPCTRPAQVQAIMGETSSSPCMAIATVIGPFHIPLISHFATCACLSDKTKYPSFLRTIPSDYYQSRALAQLVKYFGWTWVGAIRTNDDYGNNGMAIFTEMAQQLGICLEYSVAVFRKGPPHKMKQIVDIIKASTSKVIVTFLSPMDLYMVIHELSLHNLTGYQWVGNEGWIFDSHTAALDKHHILDGAIGLSIPKAHVSGMREFILDVKPLNSTSNRWFTEFWEKLFSCHFRQSKSSSGTQKECTGHEDLNGVQNSFTDMSLMPIFYNVYKGVYAVAHALHNILSCNETCDNKVPLDPFTILQHIRKIRFTTKEGDEVYFNENGDPAAKYEIINWQPTENGIVDFVTVGLYDASLPADKQLKLQNKSLIWTQNSPQVPLSVCSGKCPPGTRKVLQKGKPVCCYDCLRCAEGEISNTTDSVTCVRCDPEFWSNERRDACVQKEAEILSYEEIMGALLTAASLFGTCMTAVVAFIFFRYRQTPVVRANNSELSFLLLFSLTLCFLCSLTFIGRPSEWSCMLRHTAFGITFVLCISCVLGKTIVVLMAFRATLPGSDVMKWFGPAQQKLTVLGFTLIQIIICILWLTISPPFPFKNFQQFKDKIILECALGSAVGFWAVLGYIGLLAMLCFFLAFLARKLPDNFNEAKFITFSMLIFCAVWITFIPAYVSSPGKFSVAVEIFAILASSFGLLICIFIPKSYIILLKPEKNTKKNMMGKGAPKSL
- the LOC115572287 gene encoding extracellular calcium-sensing receptor-like, coding for MTFTQRWRERGWALLQLLLVASISVFSIEETRCRLRGDPEIPLLSKNEDVMIGGIISFHLRWKNRQDTYMEKPLPLQCISLNFRAFQYAQVILFAIEEINNSTELLPGISLGYKIYDACASIARGVRVALALANGNEVAFAPSEAPCIRPAQVQAIMGESFSSSCMAISTVIGQFNIPLISHFATCACLSDKTKYPSFLRTIPSDYYQSRALAQLVRYFGWTWVGAIRTNDDYGNNGMAIFTETAQQLGICLEYSVSVFRADPPDKIQQIIDIIKASTSKVIVTFISPTELYVLMHEFVYHNLTGYQWVGTEAWIFDSETAARDRHHILDGAIGLSIPKAHVSGMREFMLDVKPLNSSSNELFTEFWEKLFDCKFKHSESSLENQRECTGHEDVTEVQNTFTDMSLMPIFYNIYKGVYAVAHALHNILSCNKTCDNKVQLDPFTILQHIKKIRFTTKEGDEVYFNENGDPSAKYEIINWQPPENGIVDFVAVGLYDASLPADKQLSLQNKSLFWAHNSQQVPLSVCSEKCPPGTRKVLQKGKPVCCYDCLRCAEGEISNITDSITCVRCDPEFWSNERRDACVKKETEFLSYEEIMGALLTAASLFGTCMTAVVAFIFFRYRQTPVVRANNSELSFLLLFSLTLCFLCSLTFIGRPSEWSCMLRHTAFGITFVLCISCVLGKTIVVLMAFRATLPGSDVMKWFGPAQQKLSVLGFTLIQVVICILWLTISPPFPFKNFKKFKNKIILECALGSAIGFWAVLGYIGLLAILCFILAFLARKLPDNFNEAKFITFSILIFCAVWITFIPAYVSSPGKFSVAVEIFAILASSYGLLVCIFIPKCYIILLKPERNTKKNMMGKGAQK